One region of Carya illinoinensis cultivar Pawnee chromosome 8, C.illinoinensisPawnee_v1, whole genome shotgun sequence genomic DNA includes:
- the LOC122318138 gene encoding ubiquitin-like domain-containing protein CIP73 isoform X3, with amino-acid sequence MADQYSNEGSRTVNVSGESSDLTVQLNIKTLDSQIYSFQVDKNMRVSLFKEKIADEIGIPVGQQRLIFRGRVLKDDHLLLDYHVENGHTLHLVERQPSQAQPSSGAGSGEAAESNGSRGSDPGTGNPRNRVGQISHSVVLGTFNVGEQGEGVVPDLSRVIGAVLNSIGLGGHTTAVGTSGTQSSTLPNAAGQAPRGNETEGIRGNVGIQIQAGNQAQSGQAFSGQPFQSLPQVMQIPLAAAAAAPVPSLHVPIPDSLSTLSEFMNRMEQTFSQNGYHPNSSSINAGEPPRAELPSNAQGLCTPEALSIVLRHVQRLLGGQAAAALSHIAGRLEQEGSSSDTTVRAQLQAESMQLGLAMQHLGALLLELGRTILTLRMGQSPAEFVLNAGPAVYISSSGPNPIMVQPFPLQTSSFFGGSVPQSNPGPVGIGITPRHINIHIHAGSSLAPIASAVGTRASSAEVMQGERQNGAGSGDSSATRVLPTRSVNPVVGTSHPSGLAGSGVAQPSLGGQAESVVQNSSVESAAGRDVGNEQKNNMTVNSVNRFGELGKSIPGCIPESEGQKESTLRSDQKHDTTEGAKAVPLGLGLGGLERKRRGKQQKSKVMGGDGGTTSSSDDQNQQIRKSGQQILQSLASRSSVVNNMNANERSPEQLPSPIDMAGLMSQVMQTPSLNGLLTTVSEQAGVGSPDFLRNVLQQLSLSPQMRNTVSQVVQQVDRQDLGNMFAGLGRGQGGGLDLPRVFQQMLPVVSQVLRGGSTQSQLFPDMEAEAQLHHNEPRVHKDDKKNEQNFQTNLQQVAQRIERLNPPGNVFHSVVENAVQLSGRSGSEDLINELCSDEGLADEYMEMLRRDVHQRLNGESRPDDCSP; translated from the exons ATGGCGGATCAATACTCCAATGAAGGTTCCAGAACTGTAAATGTTTCTGGGGAAAGCTCAGATTTGACTGTTCAGCTCAATATCAAGACTCTTGATTCCCAGATCTACAGTTTTCAAGTGGACAAAAAT ATGCGTGTTTCATTGTTTAAGGAGAAAATAGCTGATGAAATTGGCATCCCAGTTGGTCAGCAACGGCTGATTTTCAGGGGAAGGGTCTTAAAGGATGATCATCTTCTCTTGGATTATC ATGTGGAGAATGGGCATACCTTGCATTTAGTGGAGAGGCAGCCATCACAGGCACAACCTTCTTCTGGTGCAGGTTCTGGAGAGGCAGCTGAGAGTAATGGTAGTAGAG GGAGTGATCCTGGTACCGGCAACCCTCGCAATCGCGTTGGGCAAATTTCACACAGTGTAGTTCTTGGGACCTTTAATGTTGGGGAGCAGGGTGAAGGAGTTGTTCCGGACCTTTCTCGG GTTATTGGGGCTGTTCTGAATTCTATAGGACTTGGCGGCCATACTACAGCTGTTGGTACTAGTGGCACACAGTCTTCTACGTTG CCAAATGCTGCTGGCCAGGCTCCTCGAGGAAATGAAACAGAAGGGATACGTGGCAATGTTGGAATTCAGATCCAAGCAGGAAATCAAGCACAGTCTGGGCAGGCATTTTCTGGTCAACCATTCCAATCTTTACCTCAAGTCATGCAAATCCCTTTggctgcagcagcagcagcacctGTTCCTTCCCTTCATGTG CCTATTCCCGACTCTCTGAGTACTCTTTCTGAGTTTATGAATCGCATGGAGCAAACATTTTCGCAAAATG GGTATCATCCAAATTCATCTTCAATCAATGCTGGTGAGCCACCGAGGGCGGAATTACCTTCCAATGCACAGGGGTTGTGTACGCCTGAAGCATTGAGCATTGTCCTACGCCACGTGCAACGACTTCTTGGTGGTCAAGCAGCTGCTGCGCTATCT CATATTGCAGGACGCTTGGAGCAAGAGGGATCTTCCTCTGATACTACTGTAAGGGCCCAATTACAGGCAGAGTCAATGCAATTAGGGCTTGCAATGCAACATTTAGGTGCTTTGCTTCTTGAGCTTGGTCGCACAATTTTGACACTGCGAATGGGACAGTCTCCA GCAGAATTTGTTTTGAATGCAGGACCTGCAGTTTACATATCTTCATCAGGGCCTAATCCTATAATGGTTCAG CCCTTTCCTCTTCAAACCAGCTCCTTCTTTGGTGGTTCTGTTCCTCAATCAAATCCTGGCCCTGTTGGTATAGGGATTACTCCAAGGCACATAAACATTCATATACATGCTG GTAGTTCACTTGCGCCAATTGCTTCTGCAGTTGGTACAAGGGCCAGTAGTGCAGAAGTAATGCAGGGTGAACGTCAGAACGGTGCTGGTTCTGGTGATTCCAGTGCAACAAGGGTACTACCTACAAGAAGTGTCAATCCAGTGGTTGGCACATCGCATCCTAGTGGTCTTGCAGGTTCTGGTGTAGCACAACCTAGTCTAG GTGGCCAAGCAGAATCAGTTGTTCAAAATTCTTCTGTTGAATCTGCCGCAGGCAGGGATGTGGGGAATGAACAGAAAAATAACATGACAGTTAATTCAGTCAACAGATTTGGGGAATTAGGCAAATCCATTCCTGGGTGCATACCTGAAAGTGAAGGTCAGAAG GAAAGTACTCTGAGATCTGATCAGAAGCATGATACAACTGAGGGTGCCAAAGCTGTTCCGCTTGGTTTAGGGCTGGGAGGTTTGGAACGTAAG AGGCGAGGCAAGCAGCAAAAGTCAAAGGTCATGGGTGGTGATGGTGGGACCACTAGTAGTTCTGATGATCAGAATCAGCAGATAAGAAAAAGCGGCCAACAGATTTTGCAGTCTCTAGCATCTCGTAGCTCTGTTGTAAATAATATGAATGCAAATGAACGGTCCCCAGAGCAGCTACCCTCTCCAATTGATATGGCAGGTCTTATGTCTCAGGTCATGCAAACTCCTTCGTTGAATGGTTTGTTGACTACTGTTTCAGAGCAAGCTGGGGTTGGCTCTCCTGATTTCTTGAGGAATGTGTTGCAACAGCTCTCTCTGAGCCCCCAGATGAGGAACACAGTCAGTCAAGTGGTTCAACAGGTTGATAGGCAAGATCTTGGAAACATGTTTGCTGGGCTTGGAAGAGGCCAAGGTGGTGGCCTTGATTTGCCTAGGGTGTTCCAACAGATGCTGCCTGTTGTTTCCCAAGTCCTCAGAGGTGGATCAACCCAGTCTCAGCTTTTTCCTGACATGGAAGCTGAAGCCCAACTGCACCATAATGAGCCAAGGGTGCACAAGGATgacaaaaaaaatgaacaaaacttCCAG ACCAATCTCCAACAAGTGGCTCAGAGGATTGAGCGACTGAATCCACCTGGAAATGTTTTCCATTCTGTAGTCGAAAATGCAGTTCAGTTATCTGGCAGAAGTGGTTCCGAAGATCTTATTAATGAATTGTGCAGCGATGAAGGTCTTGCTGAT GAATATATGGAGATGTTGCGCCGTGATGTTCACCAACGACTTAATGGCGA
- the LOC122318138 gene encoding ubiquitin-like domain-containing protein CIP73 isoform X2 produces the protein MADQYSNEGSRTVNVSGESSDLTVQLNIKTLDSQIYSFQVDKNMRVSLFKEKIADEIGIPVGQQRLIFRGRVLKDDHLLLDYHVENGHTLHLVERQPSQAQPSSGAGSGEAAESNGSRGSDPGTGNPRNRVGQISHSVVLGTFNVGEQGEGVVPDLSRVIGAVLNSIGLGGHTTAVGTSGTQSSTLPNAAGQAPRGNETEGIRGNVGIQIQAGNQAQSGQAFSGQPFQSLPQVMQIPLAAAAAAPVPSLHVPIPDSLSTLSEFMNRMEQTFSQNGYHPNSSSINAGEPPRAELPSNAQGLCTPEALSIVLRHVQRLLGGQAAAALSHIAGRLEQEGSSSDTTVRAQLQAESMQLGLAMQHLGALLLELGRTILTLRMGQSPAEFVLNAGPAVYISSSGPNPIMVQPFPLQTSSFFGGSVPQSNPGPVGIGITPRHINIHIHAVGTRASSAEVMQGERQNGAGSGDSSATRVLPTRSVNPVVGTSHPSGLAGSGVAQPSLGGQAESVVQNSSVESAAGRDVGNEQKNNMTVNSVNRFGELGKSIPGCIPESEGQKLDQLSNINASTGLKDVSTSSGTSLSCLSGGTESKSYFPQESTLRSDQKHDTTEGAKAVPLGLGLGGLERKRRGKQQKSKVMGGDGGTTSSSDDQNQQIRKSGQQILQSLASRSSVVNNMNANERSPEQLPSPIDMAGLMSQVMQTPSLNGLLTTVSEQAGVGSPDFLRNVLQQLSLSPQMRNTVSQVVQQVDRQDLGNMFAGLGRGQGGGLDLPRVFQQMLPVVSQVLRGGSTQSQLFPDMEAEAQLHHNEPRVHKDDKKNEQNFQTNLQQVAQRIERLNPPGNVFHSVVENAVQLSGRSGSEDLINELCSDEGLADEYMEMLRRDVHQRLNGESRPDDCSP, from the exons ATGGCGGATCAATACTCCAATGAAGGTTCCAGAACTGTAAATGTTTCTGGGGAAAGCTCAGATTTGACTGTTCAGCTCAATATCAAGACTCTTGATTCCCAGATCTACAGTTTTCAAGTGGACAAAAAT ATGCGTGTTTCATTGTTTAAGGAGAAAATAGCTGATGAAATTGGCATCCCAGTTGGTCAGCAACGGCTGATTTTCAGGGGAAGGGTCTTAAAGGATGATCATCTTCTCTTGGATTATC ATGTGGAGAATGGGCATACCTTGCATTTAGTGGAGAGGCAGCCATCACAGGCACAACCTTCTTCTGGTGCAGGTTCTGGAGAGGCAGCTGAGAGTAATGGTAGTAGAG GGAGTGATCCTGGTACCGGCAACCCTCGCAATCGCGTTGGGCAAATTTCACACAGTGTAGTTCTTGGGACCTTTAATGTTGGGGAGCAGGGTGAAGGAGTTGTTCCGGACCTTTCTCGG GTTATTGGGGCTGTTCTGAATTCTATAGGACTTGGCGGCCATACTACAGCTGTTGGTACTAGTGGCACACAGTCTTCTACGTTG CCAAATGCTGCTGGCCAGGCTCCTCGAGGAAATGAAACAGAAGGGATACGTGGCAATGTTGGAATTCAGATCCAAGCAGGAAATCAAGCACAGTCTGGGCAGGCATTTTCTGGTCAACCATTCCAATCTTTACCTCAAGTCATGCAAATCCCTTTggctgcagcagcagcagcacctGTTCCTTCCCTTCATGTG CCTATTCCCGACTCTCTGAGTACTCTTTCTGAGTTTATGAATCGCATGGAGCAAACATTTTCGCAAAATG GGTATCATCCAAATTCATCTTCAATCAATGCTGGTGAGCCACCGAGGGCGGAATTACCTTCCAATGCACAGGGGTTGTGTACGCCTGAAGCATTGAGCATTGTCCTACGCCACGTGCAACGACTTCTTGGTGGTCAAGCAGCTGCTGCGCTATCT CATATTGCAGGACGCTTGGAGCAAGAGGGATCTTCCTCTGATACTACTGTAAGGGCCCAATTACAGGCAGAGTCAATGCAATTAGGGCTTGCAATGCAACATTTAGGTGCTTTGCTTCTTGAGCTTGGTCGCACAATTTTGACACTGCGAATGGGACAGTCTCCA GCAGAATTTGTTTTGAATGCAGGACCTGCAGTTTACATATCTTCATCAGGGCCTAATCCTATAATGGTTCAG CCCTTTCCTCTTCAAACCAGCTCCTTCTTTGGTGGTTCTGTTCCTCAATCAAATCCTGGCCCTGTTGGTATAGGGATTACTCCAAGGCACATAAACATTCATATACATGCTG TTGGTACAAGGGCCAGTAGTGCAGAAGTAATGCAGGGTGAACGTCAGAACGGTGCTGGTTCTGGTGATTCCAGTGCAACAAGGGTACTACCTACAAGAAGTGTCAATCCAGTGGTTGGCACATCGCATCCTAGTGGTCTTGCAGGTTCTGGTGTAGCACAACCTAGTCTAG GTGGCCAAGCAGAATCAGTTGTTCAAAATTCTTCTGTTGAATCTGCCGCAGGCAGGGATGTGGGGAATGAACAGAAAAATAACATGACAGTTAATTCAGTCAACAGATTTGGGGAATTAGGCAAATCCATTCCTGGGTGCATACCTGAAAGTGAAGGTCAGAAG CTCGACCAATTGAGTAATATTAATGCTTCAACTGGCTTGAAAGATGTTTCTACCTCCTCTGGAACTTCTCTGAGTTGTTTAAGTGGAGGAACTGAATCAAAGTCTTACTTTCCTCAGGAAAGTACTCTGAGATCTGATCAGAAGCATGATACAACTGAGGGTGCCAAAGCTGTTCCGCTTGGTTTAGGGCTGGGAGGTTTGGAACGTAAG AGGCGAGGCAAGCAGCAAAAGTCAAAGGTCATGGGTGGTGATGGTGGGACCACTAGTAGTTCTGATGATCAGAATCAGCAGATAAGAAAAAGCGGCCAACAGATTTTGCAGTCTCTAGCATCTCGTAGCTCTGTTGTAAATAATATGAATGCAAATGAACGGTCCCCAGAGCAGCTACCCTCTCCAATTGATATGGCAGGTCTTATGTCTCAGGTCATGCAAACTCCTTCGTTGAATGGTTTGTTGACTACTGTTTCAGAGCAAGCTGGGGTTGGCTCTCCTGATTTCTTGAGGAATGTGTTGCAACAGCTCTCTCTGAGCCCCCAGATGAGGAACACAGTCAGTCAAGTGGTTCAACAGGTTGATAGGCAAGATCTTGGAAACATGTTTGCTGGGCTTGGAAGAGGCCAAGGTGGTGGCCTTGATTTGCCTAGGGTGTTCCAACAGATGCTGCCTGTTGTTTCCCAAGTCCTCAGAGGTGGATCAACCCAGTCTCAGCTTTTTCCTGACATGGAAGCTGAAGCCCAACTGCACCATAATGAGCCAAGGGTGCACAAGGATgacaaaaaaaatgaacaaaacttCCAG ACCAATCTCCAACAAGTGGCTCAGAGGATTGAGCGACTGAATCCACCTGGAAATGTTTTCCATTCTGTAGTCGAAAATGCAGTTCAGTTATCTGGCAGAAGTGGTTCCGAAGATCTTATTAATGAATTGTGCAGCGATGAAGGTCTTGCTGAT GAATATATGGAGATGTTGCGCCGTGATGTTCACCAACGACTTAATGGCGA
- the LOC122318138 gene encoding ubiquitin-like domain-containing protein CIP73 isoform X1, with amino-acid sequence MADQYSNEGSRTVNVSGESSDLTVQLNIKTLDSQIYSFQVDKNMRVSLFKEKIADEIGIPVGQQRLIFRGRVLKDDHLLLDYHVENGHTLHLVERQPSQAQPSSGAGSGEAAESNGSRGSDPGTGNPRNRVGQISHSVVLGTFNVGEQGEGVVPDLSRVIGAVLNSIGLGGHTTAVGTSGTQSSTLPNAAGQAPRGNETEGIRGNVGIQIQAGNQAQSGQAFSGQPFQSLPQVMQIPLAAAAAAPVPSLHVPIPDSLSTLSEFMNRMEQTFSQNGYHPNSSSINAGEPPRAELPSNAQGLCTPEALSIVLRHVQRLLGGQAAAALSHIAGRLEQEGSSSDTTVRAQLQAESMQLGLAMQHLGALLLELGRTILTLRMGQSPAEFVLNAGPAVYISSSGPNPIMVQPFPLQTSSFFGGSVPQSNPGPVGIGITPRHINIHIHAGSSLAPIASAVGTRASSAEVMQGERQNGAGSGDSSATRVLPTRSVNPVVGTSHPSGLAGSGVAQPSLGGQAESVVQNSSVESAAGRDVGNEQKNNMTVNSVNRFGELGKSIPGCIPESEGQKLDQLSNINASTGLKDVSTSSGTSLSCLSGGTESKSYFPQESTLRSDQKHDTTEGAKAVPLGLGLGGLERKRRGKQQKSKVMGGDGGTTSSSDDQNQQIRKSGQQILQSLASRSSVVNNMNANERSPEQLPSPIDMAGLMSQVMQTPSLNGLLTTVSEQAGVGSPDFLRNVLQQLSLSPQMRNTVSQVVQQVDRQDLGNMFAGLGRGQGGGLDLPRVFQQMLPVVSQVLRGGSTQSQLFPDMEAEAQLHHNEPRVHKDDKKNEQNFQTNLQQVAQRIERLNPPGNVFHSVVENAVQLSGRSGSEDLINELCSDEGLADEYMEMLRRDVHQRLNGESRPDDCSP; translated from the exons ATGGCGGATCAATACTCCAATGAAGGTTCCAGAACTGTAAATGTTTCTGGGGAAAGCTCAGATTTGACTGTTCAGCTCAATATCAAGACTCTTGATTCCCAGATCTACAGTTTTCAAGTGGACAAAAAT ATGCGTGTTTCATTGTTTAAGGAGAAAATAGCTGATGAAATTGGCATCCCAGTTGGTCAGCAACGGCTGATTTTCAGGGGAAGGGTCTTAAAGGATGATCATCTTCTCTTGGATTATC ATGTGGAGAATGGGCATACCTTGCATTTAGTGGAGAGGCAGCCATCACAGGCACAACCTTCTTCTGGTGCAGGTTCTGGAGAGGCAGCTGAGAGTAATGGTAGTAGAG GGAGTGATCCTGGTACCGGCAACCCTCGCAATCGCGTTGGGCAAATTTCACACAGTGTAGTTCTTGGGACCTTTAATGTTGGGGAGCAGGGTGAAGGAGTTGTTCCGGACCTTTCTCGG GTTATTGGGGCTGTTCTGAATTCTATAGGACTTGGCGGCCATACTACAGCTGTTGGTACTAGTGGCACACAGTCTTCTACGTTG CCAAATGCTGCTGGCCAGGCTCCTCGAGGAAATGAAACAGAAGGGATACGTGGCAATGTTGGAATTCAGATCCAAGCAGGAAATCAAGCACAGTCTGGGCAGGCATTTTCTGGTCAACCATTCCAATCTTTACCTCAAGTCATGCAAATCCCTTTggctgcagcagcagcagcacctGTTCCTTCCCTTCATGTG CCTATTCCCGACTCTCTGAGTACTCTTTCTGAGTTTATGAATCGCATGGAGCAAACATTTTCGCAAAATG GGTATCATCCAAATTCATCTTCAATCAATGCTGGTGAGCCACCGAGGGCGGAATTACCTTCCAATGCACAGGGGTTGTGTACGCCTGAAGCATTGAGCATTGTCCTACGCCACGTGCAACGACTTCTTGGTGGTCAAGCAGCTGCTGCGCTATCT CATATTGCAGGACGCTTGGAGCAAGAGGGATCTTCCTCTGATACTACTGTAAGGGCCCAATTACAGGCAGAGTCAATGCAATTAGGGCTTGCAATGCAACATTTAGGTGCTTTGCTTCTTGAGCTTGGTCGCACAATTTTGACACTGCGAATGGGACAGTCTCCA GCAGAATTTGTTTTGAATGCAGGACCTGCAGTTTACATATCTTCATCAGGGCCTAATCCTATAATGGTTCAG CCCTTTCCTCTTCAAACCAGCTCCTTCTTTGGTGGTTCTGTTCCTCAATCAAATCCTGGCCCTGTTGGTATAGGGATTACTCCAAGGCACATAAACATTCATATACATGCTG GTAGTTCACTTGCGCCAATTGCTTCTGCAGTTGGTACAAGGGCCAGTAGTGCAGAAGTAATGCAGGGTGAACGTCAGAACGGTGCTGGTTCTGGTGATTCCAGTGCAACAAGGGTACTACCTACAAGAAGTGTCAATCCAGTGGTTGGCACATCGCATCCTAGTGGTCTTGCAGGTTCTGGTGTAGCACAACCTAGTCTAG GTGGCCAAGCAGAATCAGTTGTTCAAAATTCTTCTGTTGAATCTGCCGCAGGCAGGGATGTGGGGAATGAACAGAAAAATAACATGACAGTTAATTCAGTCAACAGATTTGGGGAATTAGGCAAATCCATTCCTGGGTGCATACCTGAAAGTGAAGGTCAGAAG CTCGACCAATTGAGTAATATTAATGCTTCAACTGGCTTGAAAGATGTTTCTACCTCCTCTGGAACTTCTCTGAGTTGTTTAAGTGGAGGAACTGAATCAAAGTCTTACTTTCCTCAGGAAAGTACTCTGAGATCTGATCAGAAGCATGATACAACTGAGGGTGCCAAAGCTGTTCCGCTTGGTTTAGGGCTGGGAGGTTTGGAACGTAAG AGGCGAGGCAAGCAGCAAAAGTCAAAGGTCATGGGTGGTGATGGTGGGACCACTAGTAGTTCTGATGATCAGAATCAGCAGATAAGAAAAAGCGGCCAACAGATTTTGCAGTCTCTAGCATCTCGTAGCTCTGTTGTAAATAATATGAATGCAAATGAACGGTCCCCAGAGCAGCTACCCTCTCCAATTGATATGGCAGGTCTTATGTCTCAGGTCATGCAAACTCCTTCGTTGAATGGTTTGTTGACTACTGTTTCAGAGCAAGCTGGGGTTGGCTCTCCTGATTTCTTGAGGAATGTGTTGCAACAGCTCTCTCTGAGCCCCCAGATGAGGAACACAGTCAGTCAAGTGGTTCAACAGGTTGATAGGCAAGATCTTGGAAACATGTTTGCTGGGCTTGGAAGAGGCCAAGGTGGTGGCCTTGATTTGCCTAGGGTGTTCCAACAGATGCTGCCTGTTGTTTCCCAAGTCCTCAGAGGTGGATCAACCCAGTCTCAGCTTTTTCCTGACATGGAAGCTGAAGCCCAACTGCACCATAATGAGCCAAGGGTGCACAAGGATgacaaaaaaaatgaacaaaacttCCAG ACCAATCTCCAACAAGTGGCTCAGAGGATTGAGCGACTGAATCCACCTGGAAATGTTTTCCATTCTGTAGTCGAAAATGCAGTTCAGTTATCTGGCAGAAGTGGTTCCGAAGATCTTATTAATGAATTGTGCAGCGATGAAGGTCTTGCTGAT GAATATATGGAGATGTTGCGCCGTGATGTTCACCAACGACTTAATGGCGA